From a single Couchioplanes caeruleus genomic region:
- a CDS encoding site-specific tyrosine recombinase XerD: MTAPALRRAVRTYLDHLTVERGLSRNTLASYRRDLDRYLESLTAAGITELAAVTPADLTRHLVQLREGTPEHPALSAASAARAVSAVRGLHRFAAREGITGHDVSRDVKPPAPPKRLPKALDVEQVSRLLSAVTGEEPLALRDRALLEFLYGTGARISEAVGLAVDDLDTSVVTLHGKGGRTRLVPLGSYARAALDAYLVRARPVLIAAGRGTPAVFLNARGGALSRQSAWTVLRRAAAAAGLPVDGAHAVSPHTLRHSYATHLLDGGADVRVVQELLGHASVTTTQVYTLVTVDRLREVYATAHPRAR; the protein is encoded by the coding sequence ATGACAGCACCGGCGTTGCGGCGGGCCGTGCGGACGTACCTCGATCACCTCACGGTCGAGCGCGGCCTGTCCCGCAACACCCTGGCGTCGTACCGCCGGGACCTGGACCGCTATCTGGAGTCGCTGACCGCGGCCGGCATCACCGAGCTGGCCGCGGTCACCCCCGCCGACCTGACCCGGCACCTCGTGCAGCTGCGCGAGGGCACACCCGAGCACCCGGCGCTGTCGGCGGCCTCCGCGGCCCGGGCGGTCAGCGCCGTCCGCGGCCTGCACCGCTTCGCGGCGCGCGAGGGCATCACCGGCCACGACGTCAGCCGCGACGTCAAGCCGCCCGCGCCGCCGAAGCGCCTGCCCAAGGCCCTCGACGTCGAGCAGGTGTCGCGGCTGCTGTCCGCCGTCACCGGCGAGGAGCCGCTCGCCCTGCGCGACCGGGCGCTGCTGGAATTCCTGTACGGCACCGGCGCGCGCATCTCCGAGGCGGTCGGGCTCGCCGTCGACGACCTCGACACCTCGGTGGTGACGCTGCACGGCAAGGGCGGCCGGACCCGGCTCGTGCCGCTGGGCTCGTACGCCCGCGCCGCGCTGGACGCGTATCTGGTCAGGGCCCGGCCCGTGCTCATCGCGGCGGGCAGGGGCACCCCGGCGGTGTTCCTCAACGCGCGCGGGGGAGCGCTGTCGCGGCAGAGCGCCTGGACGGTCCTGCGCCGGGCCGCGGCCGCCGCCGGGCTGCCGGTGGACGGAGCGCACGCCGTGTCCCCGCACACACTGCGGCACTCGTACGCGACCCACCTGCTCGACGGCGGCGCCGACGTCCGCGTGGTGCAGGAGCTGCTCGGGCACGCCTCGGTGACGACCACGCAGGTCTACACGCTGGTGACAGTGGACCGGCTGCGTGAGGTGTACGCCACCGCACACCCGCGCGCTCGTTAG
- a CDS encoding ParA family protein yields MAGHEQRAEAWTSALRDQQNSLDLGADLGPADPTAYTMRRPIPEPMPTDRHGPARIIALANQKGGVGKTTTTINLGAALAEYGRKVLLVDFDPQGACSVGLGVNPHNLDLSVYNLLMQDDVTAEDVIIKTDVAGLHLLPANIDLSAAEIQLVNEVAREMALARVLRTVRKEYDFILIDCQPSLGLLAINALTIAHGVLIPLECEFFSLRGVALLLDTIDKVRERLNFDLELEGILATMYDSRTTHCRQVLQRVVEAFGDKVYQTVITKTVKFPESTVAGAPITTLDPASSGARNYRQLAREVIAAKVERG; encoded by the coding sequence ATGGCGGGACACGAGCAGCGCGCGGAGGCCTGGACCTCGGCCCTGAGGGATCAGCAGAATTCCCTCGACCTGGGCGCGGACCTGGGCCCGGCGGATCCTACGGCGTACACGATGCGCCGGCCGATCCCCGAGCCGATGCCGACGGACCGGCACGGCCCGGCGCGGATCATCGCACTCGCCAACCAGAAGGGCGGCGTCGGCAAGACCACGACGACGATCAACCTGGGCGCGGCGCTGGCCGAGTACGGCCGCAAGGTCCTGCTCGTCGACTTCGACCCGCAGGGCGCCTGCTCGGTCGGGCTCGGCGTGAACCCGCACAACCTCGACCTGAGCGTCTACAACCTGCTCATGCAGGACGACGTCACCGCCGAGGACGTCATCATCAAGACCGACGTGGCCGGCCTGCACCTGCTGCCGGCCAACATCGACCTGTCCGCGGCCGAGATCCAGCTGGTCAACGAGGTCGCCCGGGAAATGGCCCTGGCGCGGGTCCTGCGCACTGTGCGCAAGGAATACGACTTCATCCTCATCGACTGCCAGCCGTCGCTGGGCCTGCTCGCGATCAACGCACTGACCATCGCGCACGGCGTGCTCATCCCGCTGGAGTGCGAGTTCTTCAGCCTCCGCGGCGTGGCGCTGCTGCTGGACACCATCGACAAGGTCCGCGAGCGGCTCAACTTCGACCTCGAGCTCGAGGGCATCCTCGCCACCATGTACGACTCCCGCACCACGCACTGCCGCCAGGTGCTGCAGCGCGTCGTGGAGGCATTCGGCGACAAGGTGTACCAGACGGTCATCACCAAGACGGTGAAGTTCCCCGAGTCCACGGTGGCCGGCGCGCCGATCACCACCCTGGACCCGGCGTCCTCCGGCGCCCGCAACTACCGCCAGCTCGCCCGCGAGGTCATCGCCGCGAAGGTGGAGCGAGGCTAG
- a CDS encoding class I SAM-dependent methyltransferase yields MPTLPSEPHREHHVSRSFGVDPDRYDRARPRYPDVVLDRIVAAAPGRHLLDVGCGTGIEARQLRGAGCTVLGVEPDERMAAFARRTGLEVEVAPFEDWNAAGRTFDAVVAGTAWHWIDPVAGAVKAAAVLRPGGLLAPVWHIFAPPADVAEAAAEAYLRVVPDSPLRPGVARPGVPGYQPLLTRAADGMRASGAFAEPDQWHVEWDHAYSRDEWLEQMLTTGGMTSLRPEQRDEVLAGVEAAVGDTVTVHISTVAVTARRQT; encoded by the coding sequence ATGCCCACTCTACCGTCGGAGCCCCACCGCGAGCACCACGTGTCCCGGTCGTTCGGCGTGGACCCGGACCGCTACGACCGCGCCCGGCCCCGCTACCCGGACGTCGTCCTGGACCGGATCGTGGCCGCCGCACCGGGCCGCCACCTGCTGGACGTCGGCTGTGGCACCGGCATCGAGGCCCGCCAGCTGCGCGGCGCCGGCTGCACGGTGCTCGGCGTCGAACCGGACGAGCGGATGGCCGCCTTCGCCCGCCGCACCGGGCTCGAGGTCGAGGTGGCGCCGTTCGAGGACTGGAACGCCGCCGGGCGGACCTTCGACGCGGTCGTCGCCGGGACGGCCTGGCACTGGATCGACCCGGTCGCGGGCGCGGTCAAGGCCGCGGCGGTGCTGCGGCCGGGCGGCCTGCTCGCCCCCGTCTGGCACATCTTCGCCCCGCCGGCCGACGTGGCCGAGGCCGCCGCCGAGGCGTATCTGCGGGTCGTGCCCGACTCGCCACTGCGGCCCGGGGTCGCCCGGCCAGGGGTGCCGGGCTACCAGCCGCTGCTCACCCGGGCCGCCGACGGCATGCGGGCGTCCGGCGCCTTCGCCGAGCCCGACCAGTGGCACGTCGAGTGGGACCACGCCTACAGCCGGGACGAGTGGCTGGAGCAGATGCTCACCACGGGAGGCATGACCTCCCTGCGACCGGAGCAGCGCGACGAGGTCCTCGCCGGCGTCGAGGCGGCCGTCGGCGACACCGTGACCGTCCACATCAGCACCGTGGCCGTGACCGCCAGGCGTCAGACCTGA